One stretch of Pirellulales bacterium DNA includes these proteins:
- the rnhA gene encoding ribonuclease HI — MSKSDTTVEVQLFTDGACSGNPGPGGWAFILRHPASGKEIEKSGGEAITTNNRMELTAVVRGLETLTRPTSVELFTDSVYVGKGLTEWMPKWKANGWRRREGKRWAEIKNEELWRELDALVAKHQLKYTWVAGHSGHPENERCDELAVAAYQQFR, encoded by the coding sequence ATGTCCAAGTCTGACACCACCGTCGAAGTCCAACTATTCACCGACGGCGCGTGCAGCGGTAACCCCGGGCCCGGCGGCTGGGCCTTTATCTTGCGGCATCCGGCGTCGGGCAAGGAAATCGAAAAGTCCGGCGGCGAGGCCATCACGACCAACAATCGCATGGAATTGACGGCCGTGGTGCGTGGGCTGGAGACTCTCACCCGGCCCACGAGCGTTGAACTTTTTACCGACAGTGTCTACGTCGGCAAAGGGCTCACCGAGTGGATGCCCAAGTGGAAAGCCAACGGCTGGCGGCGACGCGAGGGAAAGCGTTGGGCCGAGATCAAGAACGAAGAGCTGTGGCGCGAACTCGATGCGCTGGTCGCTAAGCACCAGTTGAAGTACACCTGGGTCGCGGGACACAGCGGGCACCCCGAAAACGAACGCTGCGACGAGTTGGCCGTCGCCGCCTATCAACAGTTTCGCTGA
- the lpxB gene encoding lipid-A-disaccharide synthase, which produces MKIFFSVGEPSADLHGANLMRAIRARRPDVAFVGYGGPLMAEAGCDLHCDLTALAVMWFLRVLLNLHKFLDLASRADRYFRHQRPDAVVLIDYPGFNWWIARRAKAHGIPVFYYTPPQIWAWGSWRVKKMRRFVDHVLCSLPFEEAWFRQRGCNATFVGHPYFDEVRRQKLDPDFLARQRSQPGRLVTILPGSRTQEVEQNLRWFLRAAALVRKAVPEARFAIANFKPHQAELARHMVAGTDLPVEIHVGRTPELIHLAECCMAVSGSVSLELLYQSKPTVILYWISRVAYFVQGFFRHVKYITLVNLLSSRSPFGPDLTPYDPYRENGERVLFPEYLTCEDRTIEIAAHVVQWLTNESLRSERVAELAELKARVGHGGASRRAAEYILHVLDRPTTALPRPHFQPGMVVASSGGWSENAPKGRLQS; this is translated from the coding sequence GTGAAAATCTTCTTCTCGGTCGGCGAGCCGAGCGCCGATTTGCACGGCGCGAACTTGATGCGCGCCATCCGTGCCCGGCGCCCGGATGTAGCGTTCGTCGGCTACGGCGGTCCGCTCATGGCCGAGGCGGGTTGCGATCTGCATTGCGATCTGACGGCGCTAGCCGTGATGTGGTTTTTGCGCGTGTTGTTGAATTTGCACAAGTTTCTCGATCTGGCCAGCCGGGCGGACCGCTACTTTCGCCACCAGCGTCCGGACGCGGTGGTATTGATCGACTACCCCGGCTTCAACTGGTGGATCGCCCGCCGCGCGAAAGCGCACGGCATTCCCGTCTTTTATTACACGCCGCCACAGATTTGGGCGTGGGGAAGCTGGCGCGTGAAAAAGATGCGCCGCTTCGTCGACCACGTGTTGTGCAGCCTGCCGTTCGAAGAAGCATGGTTTCGGCAGCGCGGTTGCAACGCCACCTTCGTCGGCCATCCGTATTTCGACGAGGTGCGGCGTCAAAAGCTCGATCCCGATTTTCTTGCCAGACAGCGCTCCCAGCCGGGCCGCCTGGTGACGATCCTGCCCGGTTCGCGCACCCAGGAAGTCGAACAGAATCTTCGTTGGTTCTTGCGCGCGGCAGCCTTGGTTCGCAAGGCCGTGCCCGAAGCGCGGTTCGCGATCGCGAATTTCAAGCCTCATCAGGCCGAGCTGGCCCGTCACATGGTTGCCGGCACGGACTTGCCGGTCGAGATCCACGTCGGCCGCACCCCCGAACTGATCCATCTGGCCGAATGCTGCATGGCCGTGTCGGGCTCGGTCTCATTGGAACTGCTCTACCAGAGCAAGCCCACGGTCATCCTGTACTGGATCAGCCGGGTGGCGTACTTCGTGCAAGGTTTCTTCCGCCACGTGAAGTACATCACCCTGGTCAACCTGTTGTCGAGCAGGTCTCCCTTCGGCCCCGACCTGACACCCTACGATCCCTACCGGGAGAACGGCGAACGCGTGTTGTTTCCCGAGTATCTCACGTGCGAGGATCGGACCATCGAAATCGCCGCGCACGTCGTGCAATGGCTTACAAACGAGTCGCTGCGTAGCGAGCGCGTGGCGGAACTGGCCGAGCTGAAGGCTCGGGTCGGTCACGGTGGCGCATCGCGCCGGGCGGCAGAATACATCCTGCACGTACTCGATCGTCCTACGACGGCGCTGCCGCGACCCCATTTCCAGCCGGGCATGGTCGTCGCGTCGAGTGGCGGCTGGTCGGAAAACGCGCCCAAGGGCCGGCTACAAAGCTGA
- the mqnE gene encoding aminofutalosine synthase MqnE has product MGVLQETMIKAVPPTLESIRAKVEAGERLSFDDGMFLDSPVVPLNEVGALANLVRERKNGHFTYFNINTHLNPTNVCVYRCTFCAFRSDLRDPKGYAMSDEQILERGREALENGCTEMHIVGGLHHQRKYDWYRNIIAILHAAYPQLHLKAWTAVEINWFQHLTGMSMQEILADMRAAGLGSMPGGGAEIFHPEVRDQICEHKADAQNWLDIHRTAHELGLRTNCTMLYGHIENSFHRIDHLIRLRELQDRTGGFQTFIPLAFHPDNTGLSHIRKPSSVMDLRTMAVSRLMLDNVDHIKAYWIMLGIGTAQAALSYGADDLDGTVRHELIYHDAGAETPEVLTVDEIKRLIVEAGREPVERDTLYHRVERADGKWKTAEAITAAR; this is encoded by the coding sequence ATGGGCGTCCTGCAAGAAACGATGATCAAAGCCGTTCCGCCCACTCTCGAATCGATCCGCGCCAAAGTCGAAGCTGGCGAGCGTCTGTCGTTTGACGATGGGATGTTTCTCGATAGCCCCGTCGTGCCCTTGAACGAGGTGGGAGCCCTGGCCAATCTGGTGCGCGAGCGGAAGAACGGCCATTTCACGTACTTCAATATCAACACGCATCTGAATCCCACGAACGTCTGCGTCTATCGCTGCACGTTCTGTGCGTTCCGTTCCGATTTGCGCGACCCGAAGGGGTACGCGATGAGCGACGAGCAGATTCTCGAGCGCGGTCGCGAAGCATTGGAAAACGGCTGCACCGAGATGCACATCGTGGGCGGCCTGCATCACCAGCGCAAGTACGACTGGTACCGCAACATCATCGCGATCTTGCACGCCGCTTATCCGCAGTTGCATCTGAAAGCATGGACGGCGGTCGAGATCAATTGGTTTCAACATCTGACCGGCATGTCGATGCAGGAAATCCTGGCCGATATGCGCGCCGCAGGGTTGGGCAGCATGCCCGGCGGCGGAGCCGAGATTTTTCATCCCGAGGTCCGCGACCAGATTTGCGAACACAAGGCCGACGCCCAGAACTGGCTCGACATTCATCGCACCGCGCACGAGCTGGGCCTGCGCACGAACTGCACGATGCTCTACGGCCACATCGAGAATTCCTTCCACCGCATCGACCATTTGATCCGGCTCCGCGAACTGCAGGATCGAACCGGCGGATTTCAGACGTTCATCCCGCTGGCCTTCCACCCTGATAACACCGGACTAAGCCACATCCGCAAGCCGTCGAGCGTCATGGACCTGCGCACCATGGCCGTCAGCCGATTGATGCTCGACAACGTCGATCACATCAAGGCGTATTGGATCATGCTCGGAATCGGCACGGCGCAGGCCGCGCTCTCCTACGGCGCCGACGACCTGGATGGCACGGTGCGTCACGAGCTGATCTATCACGATGCGGGCGCCGAGACGCCGGAAGTTCTCACCGTCGACGAAATCAAACGCTTGATTGTCGAAGCCGGCCGCGAACCGGTCGAACGCGACACGCTCTATCACCGCGTAGAGCGGGCCGACGGCAAGTGGAAAACCGCCGAAGCGATCACGGCGGCACGGTAG
- the ubiE gene encoding bifunctional demethylmenaquinone methyltransferase/2-methoxy-6-polyprenyl-1,4-benzoquinol methylase UbiE, producing the protein MAVDKSEIRVRRMFGEIAGRYDFLNHLLSLGVDHYWRWRTVRRVPPTSTAPILDLCTGTGDLALAYLRAGGGKTAVVGADFCHEMLVVGEAKARRAGANGQLSFLEADAQRLPLPDNHFQIVCVAFGLRNITDTDQGLREMARVCRPGGRVAVLEFSQPTWQPFRAIYGWYFRNVLPRIGQALARNASDAYNYLPESVGEFPSGEALAERMRGAGLSDVRYFPLTLGVATLYVGVK; encoded by the coding sequence ATGGCCGTCGACAAGTCGGAAATCCGGGTTCGTCGCATGTTTGGCGAGATCGCCGGCCGCTACGACTTTTTGAATCATTTGCTGTCGCTGGGCGTCGACCATTACTGGCGGTGGCGCACCGTGCGGCGCGTGCCGCCGACTTCGACGGCGCCGATCCTTGACCTTTGCACCGGGACGGGCGACCTGGCCCTGGCCTACTTACGTGCCGGCGGTGGCAAAACCGCTGTCGTGGGGGCCGACTTCTGCCACGAGATGCTCGTCGTCGGCGAGGCGAAGGCCCGTCGCGCAGGCGCGAACGGCCAGCTCAGTTTCCTGGAAGCCGATGCGCAGCGGTTGCCGCTGCCGGACAATCATTTCCAGATCGTTTGCGTCGCGTTCGGCCTGCGGAACATCACCGATACCGACCAGGGTCTGCGCGAGATGGCCCGGGTTTGCCGTCCCGGCGGTCGCGTGGCGGTGCTCGAGTTCTCGCAGCCGACCTGGCAGCCGTTTCGCGCCATTTACGGCTGGTACTTCCGCAACGTGCTGCCGCGCATCGGGCAAGCGCTCGCGCGAAACGCCTCGGATGCCTACAATTATTTGCCAGAAAGCGTGGGTGAGTTTCCCTCGGGCGAGGCGCTGGCTGAGCGGATGCGCGGCGCGGGCCTTTCGGACGTGCGGTATTTTCCACTGACCCTCGGCGTCGCCACTTTGTACGTGGGCGTGAAATGA
- a CDS encoding phage Gp37/Gp68 family protein yields MAQSSSIEWTEATWNPVTGCTKISPGCKHCYAERMALRLQAMGQERYRDAFKLTLQPDTLQTPLSWKKPRVIFVNSMSDLFHRDVPLDYIRQCFEVMEAAKQHTFQVLTKRPERAAELAAKLPWPSNVWMGTSVERADYTWRIGRLCQVPADIRFLSVEPLLGPIPRIPLSGIRWVIVGGESGPGARPMSAEWVRQIRDRCLRLEVPFFFKQWGGVHKSREGRDLDGRTWDQMPDIRGGNGVEEERSLG; encoded by the coding sequence ATGGCTCAAAGTTCGTCCATTGAATGGACCGAAGCCACGTGGAATCCCGTTACGGGCTGCACGAAAATCAGTCCGGGTTGCAAGCATTGCTACGCCGAGCGTATGGCGCTTCGGCTGCAGGCGATGGGTCAGGAGCGATATCGCGATGCGTTCAAGCTCACGCTGCAACCGGACACACTTCAGACTCCTCTTAGTTGGAAAAAACCCCGTGTAATTTTTGTTAACTCGATGAGCGACCTATTTCATCGAGACGTTCCACTCGATTACATTCGTCAGTGTTTTGAGGTGATGGAAGCTGCCAAGCAGCACACGTTTCAAGTTCTAACCAAGCGGCCGGAGCGCGCCGCCGAACTGGCGGCCAAGCTGCCTTGGCCATCAAATGTGTGGATGGGAACTAGCGTAGAGCGTGCTGATTACACATGGCGTATTGGACGTTTATGTCAAGTACCGGCGGACATACGGTTTCTCTCGGTCGAACCGCTGCTCGGTCCGATTCCTCGGATTCCATTAAGCGGAATCCGATGGGTTATCGTTGGCGGTGAATCTGGTCCTGGCGCGCGGCCAATGTCTGCGGAGTGGGTTCGTCAAATTCGCGATCGATGCTTGCGGCTCGAGGTCCCATTCTTCTTTAAGCAATGGGGTGGCGTACACAAAAGCCGCGAGGGCCGTGATCTCGATGGTCGAACTTGGGATCAGATGCCAGATATTCGAGGCGGAAATGGCGTCGAAGAAGAAAGATCGCTGGGATGA
- the recG gene encoding ATP-dependent DNA helicase RecG translates to MSSTQDKSPAEAFLTPVQFLKGVGPQRAELLRKLGLENARDVIFFFPRDYQDLTDLASVDQLQDDQLVRLHGTVVELDQRNTSSGGTILGALIRCQGGHVRAVWFNQPFMAKRLPAGQELLLSGKVRFRGGIYEMVHPDLQYLEGDDGDPRGKLLPVYPLTEGVRQGAMRRIVRGVVESLAEHLDEVFPAEYLAAHGLEPIREAIEQIHSPATRESLARARRRLVYQELLVMQLALALKRYAQHEQRQAPPLEATAKIDARIRRLFPFELTAGQNQVIAEVAVDLARPHPMNRLVQGDVGSGKTVVAVYAILLAIAHGQQAAFMAPTEILARQHAATIEQFLTASRVRWGLLTGGLTAAERRATLEKLAAGELDLVIGTQAIVQEDVEFAKLGLVVIDEQHKFGVRQRASLKQAGLDPHYLVMTATPIPRTMAMTLFGDLDVSTMRDAPPGRQVVRTYLATPEQRDQWWDFFCRKLREGRQGYVVVPLVESSADVAATSLEAAYESLASGPLEAFRLGLIHGRMSAGEKEAVMERFRSGDIQVLVSTTVVEVGVDVPNATLLAIESGQRFGLAQLHQLRGRVSRGAYPGYCCVFAEPTSPESEKRLEAFVGSTDGFELAEIDFALRGPGDLLGTKQHGLPPLRVADPRTDAAVLEEARRDAQQLVAEDPGLSKAEHERLRRMVLVRYGQVLDLGNIG, encoded by the coding sequence ATGTCGTCGACGCAAGACAAATCGCCGGCCGAGGCGTTTCTCACGCCCGTCCAGTTTCTCAAGGGCGTGGGACCGCAGCGCGCCGAGTTGTTGCGCAAACTGGGGCTTGAAAATGCGCGAGATGTAATCTTCTTTTTCCCGCGCGATTATCAGGACTTGACCGACCTGGCCAGCGTCGATCAGTTGCAGGACGATCAGCTCGTCCGCCTGCACGGCACGGTTGTTGAGCTTGACCAGCGAAATACCTCGTCGGGCGGAACGATCCTGGGCGCGCTCATCCGTTGCCAGGGGGGGCACGTTCGTGCCGTCTGGTTTAATCAGCCCTTCATGGCCAAGCGGCTACCCGCCGGCCAGGAGCTTCTGCTATCGGGCAAGGTTCGTTTCCGCGGTGGCATCTACGAGATGGTACACCCGGATCTGCAATACCTTGAAGGGGACGACGGCGACCCGCGCGGAAAACTGCTACCTGTTTACCCGCTGACGGAAGGTGTGCGGCAGGGAGCGATGCGCCGCATCGTGCGCGGTGTCGTCGAAAGCCTGGCCGAGCATCTGGACGAGGTTTTTCCCGCGGAATACTTGGCGGCGCACGGTCTTGAGCCCATTCGTGAAGCCATCGAGCAGATTCATTCGCCGGCAACGCGCGAATCGTTGGCGCGGGCCCGGCGGCGGCTGGTCTACCAGGAATTGCTAGTCATGCAGCTGGCGCTGGCGCTCAAGCGCTACGCGCAACATGAACAGCGCCAGGCGCCTCCCTTGGAAGCGACGGCAAAGATCGACGCGCGGATCCGCCGACTCTTCCCCTTCGAGCTGACGGCCGGGCAGAACCAGGTCATCGCCGAGGTCGCCGTCGATCTCGCCCGGCCCCATCCGATGAATCGACTGGTGCAAGGGGATGTGGGGAGCGGCAAGACCGTGGTGGCGGTCTATGCCATTCTGCTGGCGATTGCGCACGGGCAGCAAGCGGCATTCATGGCGCCGACAGAAATCCTGGCCCGACAACACGCCGCAACGATCGAACAATTCTTGACGGCCAGTCGTGTACGATGGGGCCTGTTAACCGGCGGGCTTACGGCCGCGGAGCGCCGGGCAACGCTCGAAAAACTTGCCGCCGGCGAGTTGGATCTCGTCATCGGCACTCAAGCCATCGTGCAAGAGGATGTGGAGTTCGCCAAGCTCGGCCTCGTGGTAATCGACGAGCAGCACAAATTCGGTGTGCGACAACGCGCGAGCCTGAAACAAGCGGGGCTCGATCCGCACTACCTGGTGATGACTGCCACGCCCATCCCGCGCACCATGGCCATGACACTGTTCGGCGATCTCGACGTCTCGACCATGCGCGACGCGCCGCCGGGGCGGCAAGTGGTGCGCACCTATCTGGCCACGCCCGAGCAGCGCGACCAATGGTGGGACTTCTTTTGCCGCAAGCTGCGCGAGGGGCGACAGGGTTACGTCGTGGTGCCACTGGTGGAAAGCTCGGCCGACGTCGCCGCTACGAGCCTTGAGGCCGCGTATGAATCGCTGGCGAGCGGTCCGCTCGAAGCTTTCCGGCTCGGCTTGATCCACGGCCGCATGAGCGCTGGCGAAAAGGAAGCCGTCATGGAGCGTTTCCGCAGCGGCGACATTCAAGTACTTGTCTCGACGACGGTCGTCGAAGTGGGCGTGGACGTTCCGAACGCCACGCTGTTGGCCATTGAAAGCGGTCAGCGGTTCGGCCTGGCACAGCTTCACCAGTTACGCGGTCGAGTGAGCCGCGGCGCCTATCCAGGCTATTGCTGCGTATTCGCCGAGCCGACGTCACCCGAATCGGAAAAGCGTCTGGAAGCGTTTGTCGGCTCGACCGACGGATTCGAACTGGCCGAGATCGATTTCGCTTTGCGTGGGCCGGGCGATCTGCTCGGCACAAAGCAGCACGGCCTGCCGCCACTGCGCGTCGCCGATCCGCGCACCGATGCCGCCGTGCTGGAAGAAGCCCGCCGCGATGCGCAACAACTGGTGGCCGAAGACCCGGGCCTGTCCAAAGCGGAACACGAACGCCTGCGACGCATGGTGCTGGTGCGCTACGGGCAGGTGCTGGATTTGGGAAACATCGGCTGA
- a CDS encoding ATP-binding protein produces MSYRSFKRVLGETSLERKCRFLFGACLLLLITGSFWWYGKQTEGLVYKQNPGKGRLIVDTVLTRTHWEKLETSEAFKKIVPLFSEDLEQQDYDYRFIGLTSAPAIEKPVDAFEKRLIEKFMNSRPSDGEPEYDERFSADGSEYHYYQPIRVQDSCTIVCHRPAASAMGGDPATSVAGLGSLGVSYGRPPKPGDLISVARVDIPNDPTRVDLAKNRAILLSTAIFTVFLAMVASYVIVRYVIVKPLKHLRDVSDAVSRGNVEQRADIHTADEFEELGVAFNRMLRHLMAAQGELRHLNLDLDGKVDELAQMNMRLFEMNRLKSDFLATMSHELRTPLNSIIGFSDVLGSIDSLDDRQKRYVQNIQKSGKMLLDMINDILDLAKIESGKMEVRLTDFPIEHVIGSQCDMARPLTERKNIDLEVDVAANLPDLHQDQSKVQQILNNLLSNAIKFTPEGGRIVVSARRDAGGDLLMVVTDTGVGIAEEDQVAIFEKFRQGHTVLIGGDAMTREFSGTGLGLSIVKELCKLLGGEISLKSELGKGSEFTVRLPWSLPEQVQFASALPTTMPAESGEFLRPVASEAGAARS; encoded by the coding sequence ATGTCGTATCGATCATTCAAACGCGTGTTGGGCGAGACCAGCCTCGAGCGGAAGTGCCGCTTTCTGTTCGGCGCTTGCCTGCTCTTGTTGATCACCGGCAGCTTCTGGTGGTACGGCAAGCAGACCGAAGGGCTGGTCTACAAGCAGAACCCCGGCAAGGGACGCTTGATCGTCGACACGGTGCTCACGCGCACCCACTGGGAGAAGCTCGAGACGAGCGAGGCGTTCAAGAAGATCGTCCCGCTGTTCAGCGAAGATCTCGAACAGCAGGACTACGATTATCGCTTCATAGGGCTCACTTCCGCGCCGGCCATCGAGAAGCCTGTGGACGCTTTCGAAAAGCGGCTGATCGAGAAATTCATGAATTCGCGGCCCTCCGACGGCGAGCCGGAATATGACGAGCGGTTCTCAGCCGATGGTTCGGAATACCATTACTATCAACCGATCCGCGTGCAGGACTCATGCACGATCGTCTGCCATCGTCCGGCCGCGAGCGCCATGGGCGGCGATCCGGCCACGTCGGTCGCTGGTCTTGGCAGCCTGGGCGTGTCGTATGGTCGTCCGCCGAAGCCCGGCGATTTGATTTCGGTCGCGCGCGTGGACATCCCCAATGATCCTACGCGGGTCGATCTGGCCAAGAACCGCGCGATTCTCTTGAGCACCGCCATCTTCACCGTGTTCCTGGCGATGGTCGCCTCGTACGTCATCGTGCGCTATGTGATCGTCAAACCGCTCAAGCATCTGCGTGATGTCAGCGATGCCGTCAGCCGCGGCAATGTCGAACAGCGGGCCGACATTCACACGGCCGACGAATTCGAGGAGCTGGGCGTGGCCTTCAATCGCATGTTGCGCCACCTGATGGCCGCCCAGGGCGAATTGCGCCATTTGAACCTCGACCTGGACGGCAAAGTCGACGAGCTGGCCCAGATGAACATGCGGCTGTTCGAGATGAACCGTCTGAAAAGCGACTTCTTGGCCACCATGAGCCACGAGCTGCGCACGCCGCTGAACAGCATCATCGGATTCAGCGACGTGCTGGGCTCGATCGATTCGCTCGACGATCGTCAGAAGCGCTACGTGCAGAACATCCAAAAGTCGGGCAAGATGTTGCTCGACATGATTAACGACATTCTCGACCTGGCGAAAATCGAAAGCGGAAAAATGGAAGTCCGCCTGACCGATTTCCCGATCGAGCACGTCATCGGTTCGCAGTGCGACATGGCCCGGCCGCTGACCGAGCGCAAAAACATCGACCTCGAGGTCGACGTCGCCGCGAATCTGCCCGACTTGCACCAGGATCAGAGCAAAGTCCAGCAGATTCTCAATAACCTGCTGTCCAATGCCATCAAGTTCACGCCCGAGGGGGGGCGGATCGTCGTGTCCGCCAGGCGCGACGCTGGCGGCGATCTGCTAATGGTGGTCACGGACACGGGCGTCGGCATCGCCGAGGAAGACCAGGTCGCGATCTTCGAAAAGTTCCGCCAAGGGCATACCGTCCTCATCGGCGGCGACGCCATGACCCGCGAATTCTCCGGCACGGGACTGGGGCTATCGATCGTGAAAGAACTTTGTAAATTGTTGGGCGGGGAAATCTCGCTGAAGAGCGAATTGGGAAAGGGGAGCGAGTTCACGGTGCGCTTACCCTGGAGCCTGCCCGAGCAGGTCCAATTCGCCTCGGCCCTTCCGACCACGATGCCGGCCGAGAGCGGTGAATTCCTCCGACCGGTGGCCAGCGAGGCTGGCGCCGCGCGGTCGTAA
- a CDS encoding UbiA-like polyprenyltransferase: MQRLRMILEMIRFSHTVFALPFALLSAVMAWNLSAHETPGTSWHWQEVVGIIACMVFARSAAMAFNRLADRRFDAENPRTAMRHLPAGLLSVKSVTAFAVACAAAFIAATLLFLPNRWPIYLSLPVLGFLLGYSYTKRFTALAHFWLGAALMLAPVAAWIAVRGELAWPPVVLGAAVLLWVAGFDIIYACQDVDYDRDRGLRSVPVRLGVPRALRLAAACHLGTVALLFLLPIAYPLLGWIYLAGIAVVALLLIYEHWLVRPDDLTRVNMAFFNVNAVISIGLFVVAALDLYMR; the protein is encoded by the coding sequence ATGCAGCGACTGCGAATGATCCTGGAAATGATCCGCTTCAGCCATACGGTGTTTGCGCTGCCGTTTGCGCTGTTGTCGGCAGTCATGGCCTGGAACCTGTCGGCGCACGAAACGCCTGGCACTTCGTGGCACTGGCAAGAAGTCGTGGGCATCATCGCCTGCATGGTGTTTGCGCGGAGCGCCGCGATGGCGTTCAATCGCCTGGCCGATCGGCGGTTCGATGCCGAGAACCCGCGCACGGCGATGCGACATTTGCCGGCCGGATTATTGAGTGTGAAGAGCGTGACCGCCTTTGCCGTTGCCTGCGCCGCGGCCTTCATCGCCGCGACGTTGTTGTTCTTGCCCAACCGCTGGCCGATCTACCTTTCGCTGCCGGTGCTCGGGTTTTTGCTCGGCTATAGCTATACGAAACGGTTTACGGCGCTCGCGCATTTCTGGCTAGGCGCGGCGCTGATGCTGGCGCCCGTGGCCGCGTGGATCGCCGTGCGCGGCGAGCTGGCGTGGCCGCCGGTGGTGTTGGGAGCCGCGGTGCTCTTGTGGGTGGCCGGCTTCGACATTATCTACGCGTGCCAGGACGTCGATTACGACCGCGACCGCGGATTGCGCAGCGTCCCGGTGCGTCTGGGCGTGCCACGGGCACTGCGGCTGGCGGCGGCGTGCCACCTGGGAACCGTTGCCCTGTTGTTTCTGCTGCCGATTGCGTATCCGCTGTTGGGATGGATTTACCTGGCGGGGATCGCGGTCGTGGCGCTACTCTTGATCTATGAACATTGGCTCGTGCGGCCCGACGACCTGACGCGCGTGAACATGGCATTTTTCAATGTGAACGCCGTGATCAGCATCGGGTTGTTCGTCGTGGCGGCCCTGGATTTGTACATGCGATAG
- the tcmP gene encoding three-Cys-motif partner protein TcmP, with product MASKKKDRWDELCQLVAQNDGLPTRDVGLWTEEKLWFWNRYVDIATSAMVGHPAWPRGLVYVDLFAGPGVCTIRDTNRRVPGSVLVAANAPKPFQRIIACELDAALADACARRLAASPAAGRFNVITGDCNERIHEIVRTIPDGALTLAFIDPPGLHAHFETLRVLAAKGRVDLLILFADAVDALRNVDTFEVQEDSRLDLVLGPESKWRERREEMNKCNADSLRRLLASIYQDQLRSLGYTVFGERVMRFRNGPLYRLVFASKHERGLEFWDKVTRKDKGGQRGLF from the coding sequence ATGGCGTCGAAGAAGAAAGATCGCTGGGATGAACTGTGCCAGCTCGTTGCTCAAAACGATGGTCTACCAACCCGTGACGTCGGCCTCTGGACCGAGGAGAAACTCTGGTTTTGGAATCGGTACGTTGATATCGCCACGAGTGCCATGGTTGGCCATCCGGCATGGCCGAGGGGTTTGGTGTACGTCGATCTGTTCGCAGGCCCTGGAGTCTGCACGATACGCGATACGAATCGGCGCGTGCCAGGATCTGTTCTGGTCGCTGCAAATGCGCCGAAGCCGTTCCAACGCATTATTGCTTGCGAATTGGATGCCGCTTTAGCTGACGCATGCGCAAGGCGCCTGGCGGCGAGTCCGGCGGCAGGTCGGTTCAACGTTATCACAGGAGATTGCAACGAGCGAATTCATGAAATTGTTCGGACGATACCTGATGGTGCACTGACGCTTGCATTTATCGACCCGCCCGGCCTGCATGCACATTTCGAAACGTTGAGAGTTTTGGCCGCAAAGGGGCGAGTCGATTTGCTGATTCTCTTCGCTGATGCAGTCGACGCTCTGCGGAACGTAGACACGTTCGAAGTACAAGAGGATTCTCGCTTAGATTTGGTACTTGGTCCGGAATCTAAATGGCGGGAACGAAGAGAAGAGATGAACAAATGCAATGCAGACTCGCTTCGGCGGCTGCTCGCATCTATTTATCAGGATCAACTTCGAAGCCTAGGGTACACCGTGTTCGGTGAAAGGGTGATGAGATTCCGGAATGGACCGCTCTATCGCCTCGTGTTTGCCTCAAAGCACGAACGTGGTCTTGAGTTTTGGGACAAAGTTACGCGAAAAGATAAGGGCGGCCAGCGCGGCTTGTTTTAG
- a CDS encoding flavin prenyltransferase UbiX encodes MMRNVVLAITGASGAIYAVRLLDVLVATGCDVQLAISPAGRAVLRQELGLEVNVEEFRLDSILPTRKELAALDRFQQLRELIGVDAWQYDGASGGDANRSATGRVHYHHYQDFFAAIASGSARTDGMVVCPCSGGTLSAIAHGASGNLIHRAADVHLKERRRLILVPRETPLSLVQLDNMRRAAEAGAIVLPAMPGFYHGVHAIRDLVDFVVARICDQLDIEQRLIARWGES; translated from the coding sequence ATGATGCGCAACGTGGTCTTGGCCATCACCGGCGCCAGCGGCGCGATCTACGCTGTCCGATTGCTGGACGTGCTGGTCGCGACGGGCTGCGATGTGCAATTGGCCATCAGTCCCGCTGGCCGCGCTGTGCTACGACAGGAATTGGGACTCGAAGTCAACGTCGAAGAGTTCCGTCTCGATAGCATCCTGCCGACGCGCAAAGAGCTGGCCGCGCTCGATCGGTTCCAGCAACTGCGCGAGCTGATCGGCGTGGATGCATGGCAATACGACGGTGCGAGCGGCGGAGACGCGAATCGCTCCGCGACCGGCCGCGTGCATTACCATCATTACCAGGATTTCTTTGCGGCAATCGCCAGCGGCTCGGCCCGCACCGACGGCATGGTCGTCTGTCCGTGCTCGGGCGGAACGCTGAGCGCCATTGCCCACGGCGCCTCGGGCAACCTGATCCATCGGGCAGCGGACGTGCATCTCAAGGAGCGCCGCCGGCTGATCCTGGTACCGCGCGAGACTCCACTTTCGCTAGTGCAATTGGATAATATGCGCCGCGCGGCCGAGGCCGGCGCCATCGTCTTGCCGGCCATGCCCGGCTTTTATCACGGCGTGCATGCAATTCGCGATCTGGTCGATTTCGTCGTCGCGCGAATTTGCGACCAGTTGGATATTGAGCAGCGTTTGATCGCGCGGTGGGGCGAGTCGTGA